A region from the Muribaculum gordoncarteri genome encodes:
- a CDS encoding ABC transporter permease: protein MDRNRLFLVMQHEYLSIVAKKSFIVTTILVPIIMIAFMAVPIILSEFNKSDARLVAVVDRSGQYGNVFEDNEDYTFKVMPDMEIGSMKGEFDKADGDIYAFLVIPANVDSMTTVNVYSEKPIKMSLSERIEECLNASMTDNRIASYNIPELNNIISACKVNVNVKSHTWNEDGEESVSSSEIALITGLILAFMTYMFVLMYGAMIMGSVVEEKTNRIVEVIVSSCRPIELMLGKILGVALVGLTQIAVWVVLVSIVSLVLGIGSAFSATDMTAGAIPDVPQGEASEIIQAIMGVNWVRLIGIFVLYFIGGYLLYASLFAAFGSAVDQQSDANQYTMPVMMIIIIAMVVGQSCMENPDGQLGVVCSLIPFTSPIVMMIRLPYEVPAWQIVLSLGLLYGTALLLVYLASRIYRIGILMYGRKVSFKDMLRWLK from the coding sequence ATGGACAGAAATAGATTGTTTTTAGTGATGCAACATGAGTATTTGTCGATTGTTGCAAAGAAGTCGTTTATCGTGACGACAATACTCGTTCCCATAATAATGATAGCTTTCATGGCCGTCCCCATAATACTTTCCGAGTTCAACAAGTCGGATGCCCGGCTTGTGGCGGTAGTTGACCGCAGCGGACAGTATGGCAACGTGTTTGAGGACAACGAGGACTACACTTTCAAGGTGATGCCCGACATGGAAATCGGGTCGATGAAGGGTGAGTTTGACAAGGCCGACGGCGACATATACGCTTTCCTTGTGATTCCGGCCAATGTCGATTCAATGACTACGGTCAATGTCTACTCCGAGAAGCCCATAAAGATGTCGCTCTCCGAGCGCATCGAGGAGTGTCTTAACGCAAGCATGACCGACAACCGCATAGCATCGTACAACATACCCGAGCTCAACAATATAATATCGGCCTGCAAGGTCAATGTTAATGTCAAGAGCCACACTTGGAACGAGGACGGCGAGGAGTCGGTGTCATCGAGCGAGATAGCGTTGATTACGGGACTGATACTGGCCTTCATGACCTATATGTTTGTACTCATGTACGGAGCCATGATCATGGGTTCGGTGGTTGAGGAGAAGACCAACCGCATCGTTGAGGTGATCGTAAGCTCATGCCGTCCAATAGAGTTGATGCTCGGCAAGATACTCGGTGTGGCATTGGTGGGATTGACCCAGATAGCAGTGTGGGTTGTGCTTGTGAGCATCGTGTCGCTTGTGCTTGGCATAGGAAGCGCGTTCTCGGCTACCGACATGACGGCCGGTGCTATACCTGATGTGCCTCAGGGCGAAGCCTCCGAGATAATCCAGGCTATAATGGGTGTGAACTGGGTAAGACTGATAGGCATCTTCGTCCTCTACTTCATTGGCGGATACTTGCTCTACGCATCGCTGTTTGCCGCATTCGGCTCGGCTGTCGACCAGCAGAGCGACGCCAATCAGTACACCATGCCGGTGATGATGATAATAATAATCGCAATGGTTGTGGGGCAGTCGTGCATGGAGAACCCCGACGGTCAGCTCGGAGTTGTGTGCTCGCTCATTCCGTTTACATCGCCGATTGTGATGATGATAAGGCTGCCCTACGAAGTTCCCGCATGGCAGATTGTGCTGAGCCTCGGATTGCTCTATGGCACCGCGCTGCTCCTTGTCTACCTCGCGTCACGCATTTACCGCATAGGCATATTGATGTATGGCCGCAAGGTTTCGTTCAAGGATATGCTGCGTTGGCTAAAATAA
- a CDS encoding ABC transporter ATP-binding protein, with protein MNFIEVKDVVKQYDGHRALDHVTLDVGEGQVYGLLGPNGAGKTSLIRILNHITRPDSGEVYLAGKPLTASEVRHIGYLPEERGLYKKMKVLDQIVYLGRLKGMSKNDARTSALRWLERFELTEWSNRKIETLSKGMAQKVQFISTVVHSPRLLILDEPFSGFDPVNTEQLKREILNLHRDGATILFSTHNMASVEEVCDDITLINNAKVVLQGNVHEIRQQFKKNLFTLHIAEPVLAPNESLYSLESIEKHPMSGSVAVIRLKPGVTMREVVDQLNREYTLLGFDELLPTMNEIFIETVTQGDGQK; from the coding sequence ATGAATTTTATTGAAGTAAAGGATGTGGTCAAGCAGTATGACGGTCATCGCGCTCTTGATCATGTCACACTTGATGTTGGCGAAGGTCAAGTCTACGGACTGCTTGGCCCCAACGGTGCAGGAAAGACATCGTTGATACGAATTTTAAACCACATAACCCGCCCCGACAGCGGGGAAGTATATCTTGCCGGAAAGCCGTTGACCGCTTCGGAAGTGCGTCACATCGGTTATCTGCCCGAGGAGCGAGGCCTTTACAAGAAGATGAAGGTGCTCGACCAGATTGTGTATCTCGGACGACTGAAGGGCATGTCGAAGAACGATGCCCGCACATCGGCCCTCCGTTGGCTTGAACGCTTTGAGCTTACCGAGTGGAGCAACCGCAAGATTGAAACATTGTCCAAGGGTATGGCCCAGAAGGTGCAGTTCATCTCCACGGTTGTACACTCGCCCCGGTTGCTGATTCTCGACGAGCCCTTCTCGGGATTTGACCCGGTCAACACCGAGCAGCTGAAGCGTGAGATTCTTAATCTGCACCGCGACGGCGCCACTATACTCTTCTCGACCCACAACATGGCATCGGTTGAGGAGGTGTGTGACGACATAACGCTTATCAACAACGCCAAGGTGGTGCTTCAGGGCAATGTACATGAAATACGCCAGCAGTTTAAGAAAAATCTGTTTACGTTGCATATCGCCGAGCCTGTACTTGCTCCCAATGAGAGCCTCTACAGCCTGGAGTCGATAGAGAAGCACCCCATGTCGGGCAGTGTGGCCGTGATACGCCTAAAGCCCGGAGTGACTATGCGTGAGGTGGTCGACCAGCTCAACCGTGAATACACGCTTCTCGGCTTCGACGAGCTATTACCCACAATGAATGAAATTTTTATCGAAACAGTAACACAAGGCGATGGACAGAAATAG
- the prmA gene encoding 50S ribosomal protein L11 methyltransferase, translated as MNDYTEVRIDMSPCNETMTDVMAALLCEHGYESFVPDECGMTAYIKLEDFDRKVLDEVTAELPFDTSVTVKCETVEGRDWNQEWEKNYFKPITVDGKCVIHSSFHADIPSMPYDIVIDPKMAFGTGHHQTTTLIIRRLLELPLEGRSVIDMGTGTGILAILAAMRGAGPVTAIEIDEFAHVNAVENVSLNHHPEINVVLGDASALAGVEPVDLFLANINRNIIVGDLQVYASRLKEDGTMLLSGFYEDDIAIVLDEARKHGLEYVGHTVLERWSCLELKK; from the coding sequence ATGAATGATTACACCGAGGTACGCATCGACATGTCGCCTTGTAACGAAACCATGACCGATGTCATGGCGGCGTTGTTGTGTGAACATGGTTATGAGAGCTTTGTACCCGACGAGTGCGGAATGACCGCTTACATAAAGCTTGAGGATTTTGACAGGAAAGTGCTTGACGAAGTGACGGCCGAGCTGCCGTTTGACACATCGGTCACGGTGAAATGTGAAACCGTTGAGGGGCGTGACTGGAACCAGGAGTGGGAAAAGAACTATTTCAAGCCTATAACTGTCGATGGAAAGTGCGTGATCCACAGTTCGTTTCACGCCGATATCCCGTCAATGCCCTATGACATTGTAATCGACCCCAAAATGGCTTTCGGCACGGGACATCATCAGACCACCACGTTGATAATACGCCGTCTTCTCGAGTTGCCTCTTGAGGGGCGTTCGGTAATCGACATGGGCACCGGCACAGGCATCCTTGCCATTCTCGCCGCCATGCGCGGAGCCGGCCCAGTGACGGCTATAGAGATTGATGAGTTTGCTCATGTCAATGCCGTCGAAAACGTGTCGTTGAACCATCACCCTGAAATCAATGTAGTGCTCGGCGATGCTTCGGCTCTCGCCGGTGTGGAGCCTGTCGACCTGTTTCTTGCAAATATCAACCGCAACATAATCGTGGGCGACCTCCAAGTCTACGCCTCCCGCCTGAAGGAAGACGGCACGATGCTGCTGAGCGGATTCTATGAGGACGACATTGCGATCGTGCTTGACGAGGCCCGCAAGCATGGCCTGGAATATGTGGGTCACACAGTGCTTGAGCGTTGGAGCTGTCTTGAATTAAAAAAGTAA
- a CDS encoding phage holin family protein, with the protein MGDKNEELKTTLANAMRLARLYAENLKLISTEKTTVLLSSGVLAVVLLILAACALFFCSIAVVYLLASVLPIAWCFLIVGGFYILLGVVAVLLRTTLFVNPIARFLSRLFLTPPTDFKNKEIEKP; encoded by the coding sequence ATGGGCGATAAAAATGAAGAATTGAAGACGACACTGGCCAATGCCATGAGGCTGGCCCGACTATATGCCGAGAACCTGAAGCTTATATCGACCGAAAAGACCACGGTGCTGCTCTCGAGCGGAGTGCTGGCGGTGGTGCTTCTCATCCTTGCGGCCTGTGCGCTGTTTTTCTGTTCGATAGCCGTGGTTTATCTGCTTGCGTCGGTGCTGCCCATCGCCTGGTGCTTCTTGATTGTCGGCGGATTCTATATACTGCTTGGCGTTGTGGCTGTTTTACTGCGCACCACGCTGTTTGTCAATCCCATCGCGCGGTTCCTGTCGCGACTGTTTCTCACTCCACCCACCGATTTTAAAAACAAAGAGATTGAAAAGCCATGA
- a CDS encoding YtxH domain-containing protein, translated as MNNNLGILYAFLGGAIVGAGAALLFAPEKGADLRKRIVELLRSKGIICSESDVDELVEQLTRDLDD; from the coding sequence ATGAACAACAATCTTGGAATACTATATGCATTTCTCGGCGGAGCCATTGTAGGCGCCGGAGCCGCATTGCTTTTTGCTCCCGAAAAGGGTGCCGACCTGCGCAAGCGCATCGTTGAACTCCTTCGCAGCAAGGGTATAATATGCAGCGAAAGCGATGTAGACGAACTTGTAGAACAGCTTACGCGCGACCTTGACGACTAA
- a CDS encoding YtxH domain-containing protein, with translation MKPLHIVLAVIGGAIAGATVGLLLAPEKGDTTRDNIMEFLKSKGIKLHKSKMEELADEIVEEIGK, from the coding sequence ATGAAACCATTACACATCGTTTTAGCAGTAATAGGCGGTGCAATCGCCGGTGCAACAGTAGGATTACTTCTCGCTCCCGAAAAAGGTGACACCACACGCGACAACATCATGGAGTTCCTGAAGAGCAAGGGCATCAAGCTTCACAAGAGCAAGATGGAAGAACTCGCTGACGAAATCGTTGAAGAAATTGGCAAGTAA